In Salmo trutta unplaced genomic scaffold, fSalTru1.1, whole genome shotgun sequence, the genomic stretch agcacagctatccttgccgtaaggcgatcgttctcctgtatattatgagtacaacgactgcaattagaaggcatcatgttaatgttacttagcttcggctgtttgaagtcctgacgaaccatgtccagataaaacctccggggtaggaaagttgaatgaaaaaaaaagttgagtgagggaaaaagtaaaaatatacggtaatgaaaaagtaaaaaccgtcaggtagcaaagtgaAAAAATGGAGATGCTGCTCCACCATGACATGGGTCCTTAGGGGGGTTTGGTGTGGAGATGCTGCTCCAACATGACATGGGTCCTTAGGGGGTTTGGTGTGGAGATGCTGCTCCACCATGATATGGGTCCTTAGGGGGGTTTGGTGTGGAGATGCTGCTCCACCATGACATGGGTCCTTAGGGGGGTTTGGTGTGGAGATGCTGCTCCACCATGACATGGGTCCTTAGGGGGGTTTGGTGTGGAGATGCTGCTCCACCATGATATGGGTCCTTAGGGGGGTTTGGTGTGGAGATGCTGCTCCACCATGACATGGGTCCTTAGGGGGGTTTGGTGTGGAGATGCTGCTCCACCATGACATGGGTCCTTAGGGGGGTTTGGTGTGGAGATGCTGCTCCACCATGACATGGGTCCTTAGGGGGTTTGGTGTGGAGCTGTGTAAACTGTGAGTGGATGGGGACACCAGGGGAAAGCTGTGTAAACTGAGTGGATGGGGACACCAGGGGAAAGCTGTGTACACTGAGTGGATGGGGACACCGGACAGCACTAGATGGAAGGAGTAGTCTGATTGCTTTAACATGTGTCGCTATAAGAAATATATACTTGTTTAATAAGCACATTTGTCCCCCAGGGGCGGCCAGAGCTCCCACCAGTCTCTTTCTGCCTTTAGAGGGCCCGACTGTGTGGGTGAGGCTTTGTGGGcttccccctacacacacacacgcacgcacgcacgcacacacacacacacacacacacacacacacacacacacacacacacacacacacacacacacacacacacacacacacacacacacacacacacacacacacacacacacacacacacacacacacacacacacacacacaggaaccttCTCTGTTCTGCCTAGGACGGAAAACGCTGCAGCCTGCAGAacggagaagaagagaggggaacaATGAGTTGTGTTGAAGAGGGGCAGAGAGGGGCCCAGAGGAGAGTGTGGGCAGTCGATCCCACATCCCGACGGCCTCCTAGAGGGATAGAGCCTGGGAGAGAAGCTGGCTCGACACAACCTTTCAGCTTTTTTAAAGCCTTCATGCAGGTAAAAAGACACAGGACTTCCTCCTACACTCACATTCCGCTGTATTTTCACCATCCTCACAGTTCTGTTCAGCTGAGCTGGGGGGGACTGACTTCCTGACAcgtcctgacagacagacagctgggataAAAGGAGCAGTGACATTCTGGAGGTGTGAGGAAGACATAGAGGAAGACCTGACAGCTTGGGATAGAAACATAGCTGAGTGGGTTTTTCATTCAACATGATATCAAACCACGACCAAGACCTAAACACAGATTTATTATTCACATCCTGACTGGCTGCCAAATATATAACAGAGGatctagaacatagaaatacaaaagctGTTATATTTCTATAATCTGGACCTTTGGTTGTAGAAGAAGCAGGAACAGACTGTAGTCACGTCAGAGGAATCAGGAACAGACTGTAGTCACGTCAGAGGAATCAGGAACAGACTTTAGTCACGTCAGAGGAATCAGGAACAGACTGTAGTCACGTCAGAGGAATCAGGAATAGACTGTAGTCACGTCAGAGGAATCAGGAACAAACTGTAGTCACGTCAGAGGAATCAGGAACAAACTGTAGTCACGTCAGAGGAACCAGGAACAAACTGTAGTCACGTCAGAGGAATCAGGAACAGACTGTAGTCACGTCAGAGGAATCAGGAACAGACAGTAGTCACGTCAGAGGAATCAGGAACAGACTGTAGTCACGTCAGAGGAATCAGGAACAGACTGTAGTCACGTCAGAGGCATCAGGAACAAACTGTAGTCACGTCAGAGGAATCAGGAACAGACTGTAGTCACGTCAGAGGAATCAGGAACAGACTGTAGTCTCGTCAGAGGAATCAGGAACAGACTGTAGTCACGTCAGAGGAATCAGGAACAGCTTGTAGTCACGTCAGAGGAATCAGGAACAGACTGTAGTCACGTCAGAGGAATCAGGAACAGACTGTAGTCATGTCAGAGGAATCAGGAACAGACTGTAGTCTCGTCAGAGGAATCAGGAACAGACCGTAGTCGCGTCAGAGGAATCAGGAACAGACTGTAGTCACGTCAGAGGAATCAGGAACAGACTGTAGTCACGTCAGAGGAATCAGGAACAGACTGTAGTCTCGTCAGAGGAATCAGGAACAGACCGTAGTCGCGTCAGGGGAATCAGATGAAGTGGTTTGTATAcctaatggaaccctattccctacatagtgcacagagccctggtctaaagaagtgcactatgaagggaattgggtgccatttggcatgcaTCATTACCCTCCTACAGTTTCCTCACAGCTGTTTTATTGACAACCAGTGGAGACCTCAGAGAGTTCGATGCAGGTTAGAGCTTTTCGTTGTgaatgttgttctggaggcagatctgcagagtggtcactagccgGCACAGCCACAAAGACATGAAATAGGATGTTAACCCTgcccacactgctaaccttaatgcCTAACCTGTCCACACTGCTAACCTGTCCACACTGCTAACCTGTCCACACTGCTAACCTGTCCACACAGCTAACCTTAATGCCCAACCTgcccacactgctaaccttaatgcccaacctcacatttttgttttctctAATATCTACAATATAGCCAATTCGGACTTTGCAGCTGGCCAAGTTTAATGTCCAtaatgaggagagaggaaagagaagtgTTTGGTCTGGAAGGGCCAGTTAGGGCCCAGATACGGCCCAGATAGGGCCCAGTTAGGGCCCAGTTAGGGCCCAGTCAGGGCCCAGATACGGCCCAGGCagggcccagtcagagcccagaTACGGCCCAGATATGGCCCAGTTAGGGCCCAGTTACGGCCCAGTCAGGGCCCAGATACGTCCCAGATACGGCCCAGTTAGGGCCCAGTCAGGGCCCAGATACGGCCCAGTTAGGGCCCAGATAAGGCTCAGTTACGGCCCAGATACAGCACCTctggacagacagagaacaaTGACAGCACTACCGCAAAGCCTCGCTGGCACATCATGAACGGACTCACTGCATCTTCCTTTCTTCAATGACTTACGTCTCAATCCCCATGTGTTGTAAAGGAGCGTAGGGGGGCAGGACACCCACTGAGTTCCACTGGGAccgctcctctgtctcctctccactgtgttcgaacagggaggaacagggagACCCCTTGTTCAACGCTCAGATCACTGGAATATTCATCTCTCTGAAGAACAAGGCAGGCCTCACAGTCAACAGAGATATTAAAGACTGTATGAATATAACAGAGATAttacagtcttccctgtggctcagttggtagagcatggtgtgtgcaacgccagggttgtgggttcgattcccacggggggccagtacaaaaaaaaatgtatgcattcactactgtaagtcgctctggataagagcgtctgctaaaatgtaaatgtacagacTGTATGAATATAACAGAGATATTATAGACTGTATGAGGTTAGTGTCCTCTTCAGAAACAGACTGTATGAGGTTAGTGTCCTCTTCAGAAACAGACTGTATGAGGTTAGTGTCCTCTTCAGAAACAGACTGTATGAGGTTAGTGTCCTCTTCAGAAACAGGCTTCATAGACTGTATGAGGTTAGTGTCCTCTTCAGAAATAGACTGTATGAGGTTAGTGTCCTCTTCAGAAACAGACTGTATGAGGTTAGTGTCCTCTTCAGAAACAGACTGTATGAGGTTTGTGTCCTCTTGGAGTCATCCTGCTTCTTCAGTCGGTTGCTCTTTCATACCAAACATGAGGTCATTGAAAATACCGTCCTTGCTTCTGGATCTATGCAGAGAGACCTAAAGGTTAGCTAGTTCGCTACAAAGGCAGAGGTTAATGGGAAAAAAATGATATAGTCATTTAAAACAAatgctaagttagctagctaagtaatttGAAAAATGCTAAACAAGAATACACACGAGAAACTAAAAAAGGCTATAATATCTACGCTACTTGCTAGGGTACTTAATGAGTTTGTATGGAGACATTTGCCTTGAGGGATGAAGTAAAAAGCTTGCGACAAGATGTGTAGTCCTCAGTGGTTTaaagtactttagtaaaaatacttaaaagtactacttaagtactttaacatccctggtcatttttggggtatctatattttactttactatttatatttttgacaacttttatttctaaagaaaatattgtactttttactccatacattttcccctgacacccaaaagtactcagtACTCAGTAcactcatccctactgcctctgatctggaggactcactaaacacatgctctgtttgtaagaacaaattcttatttacaatgactgccttgGTGGtgacgtctggtttgcttaatataaacaattttaaatgatttatacttttacttttgatacttaagtataatttagcaatttacatttactttgatatttaagtatttcaaaacaaatacttttactcaagcagtattttactgggtcactttcacttttacttgagtcattttctattatggtatctttacttttacttacaggaaaatatttttttaaagttaccttgtctgagagagatttgTGCGGTTATTAAAACGTCATACCAGGGTgagcctacaccaaacacagaccttatcaaaacatcataCCAGGGTgagcctacaccaaacacagaccttatcaaaacatcataCCAGGGTgagcctacaccaaacacagaccttatcaaaacatcacgtcggggtgagcctacaccaaacacagaccttatcaaaacatcataCCAGGGTgagcctacaccaaacacagaccttatcaaaacatcataCCAGGGTgagcctacaccaaacacagaccttatcaaaACGTCATACCAGGGTgagcctacaccaaacacagaccttatcaaaacatcataCCAGGGTgagcctacaccaaacacagaccttatcaaaacatcacgtcggggtgagcctacaccaaacacagaccttatcaaaacatcacgtcggggtgagcctacaccaaacacagaccttatcaaaacatcacgtcggggtgagcctacaccaaacacagaccttatcaaaacatcacgtcggggtgagactacaccaaacacagaccttatcaaaacatcacgtcggggtgagcctacaccaaacacagaccttatcaaaacatcacgtcggggtgagcctacaccaaacacagaccttatcaaaacatcacgtcggggtgagcctacaccaaacacagaccttatcaaaacatcacgtcggggtgagactacaccaaacacagaccttatcaaaacatcacgtcggggtgagactacaccaaacacagaccttatcaaaacatcacgtcggggtgagactacaccaaacacagaccttatcaaaacatcacgtcggggtgagcctacaccaaacacagaccttatcaaaacatcacgtcggggtgagactacaccaaacacagaccttatcaaaacatcacgtcggggtgagcctacaccaaacacagaccttatcaaaacatcacgtcggggtgagactacaccaaacacagaccttatcaaaacatcacgtcggggtgagactacaccaaacacagaccttatcaaaacatcacgtcggggtgagactacaccaaacacagaccttatcaaaacatcacgttgGGGTGAgactacaccaaacacagaccttatcaaaacatcacgtcggggtgagactacaccaaacacagaccttatcaaaacatcacgtcggggtgagcctacaccaaacacagaccttatcaaaacatcacgtcggggtgagactacaccaaacacagaccttatcaaaacatcacgtcggggtgagactacaccaaacacagaccttatcaaaacatcacgtctGGGTgagcctacaccaaacacagaccttatcaaaacatcacgtcggggtgagactacaccaaacacagaccttatcaaaacatcacgtcggggtgagactacaccaaacacagaccttatcaaaacatcacgtcggggtgagcctacaccaaacacagaccttatcaaaacatcacgtcggggtgagactacaccaaacacagaccttatcaaaacatcacgtcggggtgagactacaccaaacacagaccttatcaaaacatcacgtcggggtgagcctacaccaaacacagaccttatcaaaacatcacgtcggggtgagactacaccaaacacagaccttatcaaaacatcacgtcggggtgagactacaccaaacacagaccttatcaaaacatcacgtcggggtgagactacaccaaacacagaccttatcaaaacatcacgtcggggtgagactacaccaaacacagaccttatcaaaacatcacgtcgGGGTGAGCCTACACCAAACACCTTATATGAAGTCGTTCTAAAATCCCCAATGCAAAAATtaatggtggaaaaactattggaaccaattTCTGGTGTTACCAATAGGTTTtggggtattatgactcataatgTGGTACTCAATAGTGGCACAGATACAGTGATGAGCCCTCCATATATGTCTatggcctgttgttcacacgtATATCTGCCCTcttattggctagaatggtcccacctgatctcgtcTCCAaccgcctgccttccatctttgaggacatggatttccattgttagagcggtcactcaaatctcttgtcaatataatagacacTCTTTGCGTTAGTACAGCAGGCTCCATGTTGTTGATAAAGCGCAGTTTCCCCTCTAGTGGTGAGATGAGTGTAAGTCAAAgattttttataactaacccaagatagaccagagactttcgtttccaatgggagcaaatgacTCATAGTGGGCTGAACAAACAAGGAGGTGGGCTGAGCCAAGCAAGAGCTAGTGAGATGCTATTGGCGCGTTCTATAATTTATTTGCACATTTGCGTTAGGGAACGCCTATACggtgaagtgcgcgtgtgcaataactcaattcgcccttgcCCTCCTAAATAACCCAACTTTTTTTGAAACTTTGGGTAAAGTCTGCAAAACGCAGTCCACTCTGTTTGTTACAGATTTATacttttggaagaaaaaaaatgaacacTGTAATGAAGATCACAAATGTTTATTATTGATGAGAACATTTTCAGAATATCGGTCAAAATCCATTTCACTCCAtcttcttctcccactgccggccactagGCTTcccctcatcaccatatttggtagtgagtgggaaAAGTCAAACGGATTCTTcatatttatacatccggtgaaatatctgtctcattgttccaTCTGTGTTGTCGCCGTCAAAAACGGAAATTACGAAATGACGCCGAGAATACAGCAACGTCATCACGTTATTTGTCCTTGTTTAGCGGTTGAGTCTAGAATGGATACGGCTTTTGTCaaatttatttttactttttcgtAGTAGTTTTAGAATAATTTATTACGCAGTTTAGGATAATTAACgaagcaggttaggataattaggttaaggcTAGGAAAAGAGGTAGGTTTAGctacaatgcaaaaaaaaagtctatatacttACTAATATACGACAATTTGACAAGCCGCTGTATCCCATCTAGGCATGGCcgtgtttagctagctagctatctagctagttgTCCTGTATTTCTTAACCGTTGTCTAATTTTAGCAGCCCGGTTTAACCAGAATATTTGGTCTCGGGAATAAAACAGTAGCACCGATGACCGACTGTGAGGAACTACAAGACGTTTCATGTAGTTTTTACTCTTGAAGAATATGGAGGTAGTGGACAGTCCTCTTAACCTCGTAAGTTAGTTTTCTGTTGCAATATCTAGTAggctaacaggctagctagctaactacatccCTAGCCTGCCAACGTTAGTTAGCCCCTTGATGTTTTCTCTGTGGTCTCCTAGATTGTTCTCATGTCCAAGGCaaagtttttgtttttgttagctAGACAGATATGTTGTGGTTTTTGACTGTATATTAagttagctaactggctaacgatagtcaatttagctagctaatattgtagctagtcaactagctaggtaacggtagctagctaaataagCTTCCTCCATACATGATACATAACCTAGCTAAAGCTTTATTCTGGAGTAGGTCAAATCATGTATCTAGATAGCAAacgttgtgtatatatatatgtgtgtgtgtgtatgtatgtatgtatgtatgtatgtatgtatgtatgtatgtgtgtgtgtatatatatgtgtgtgtgtgtgtgtgtgtatatatatgtgtgtgtgtgtgtatatatatgtgtgtgtgtgtgtgtgtgtgtatatatgtgtgtgtgtgtgtgtatatgtgtgtgtgtatatatatatatatgtgtgtgtgtatatatatatatatatgtgtgtgtgtatatatatatatatgtgtgtgtgtgtatatatatatatatatgtgtgtgtgtgtatatatatatatatatatgtatatatatatgtgtgtgtgtgtatatatatatgtgtgtgtatatatatatatacgtgtatgtgtgtatatatatatgtgtgtgtgtgtatatatatatatatatgtgtgtgagtgtgtgtatatatatatatatatgtgtgtgtgtgtgtgtgtgtgtgtgtatatataataatgtgtgtgtgtgtaacatgcagtaagcagctagctaactaaagaATGAAACATATTGTGAAAGAGGAACCAGACGAGAAAAGCTTAAAGCCAAAGATACGCCTTCTCCCTTTATCCCTGCTTTAACTTGTATTAGCTAGTTAGACTCATAGCTAAGAATATAATAATCAATCCTTTAAATGACAGACAGCACATTACCAACATCAAGGTGACACTCTTTTGTTTCGTTCTGACATGAAGTGAACATTTTCTTGCACATATGAAATTAGGACTGATGGGACTTCTCAGATAGGAGACCCTTCTGATAGCCTCTTACCAGCACTTCTATGGTGTAGAAGTACTTTACCGTTTTATCTGGCAGGGCAGGATTTGTGTTCATTTTGTAGGTAAAATGATAAGGCTAATATGAGATCTCTGTCAAAAGCATAAATCATGAATCTCCCTCCACATGTCCTCTCAGGCCCATCAGCAGTCCAGGAAGGCAGAGCGTATGTTGGCAGCTGGTAAATATGAAGAAGCTATTTCCTGCCATGGGAAAGCTGCAGGTCTGTCATCAGTCTACTGAACTTTTCTTTCACCGTTCTGTGAATAATGATACATCTTAGAGATTAACCACATTCTGTATTTCCTGTTTTTggttcttttttttcttccatgATGTAAATTGGACATTGAGTTACATTTGACTATTAATTACTGTCAGACTGAAACAACTGGCACACCAACCCACGTCCTCAACTTCCCTTATAGATGTCAGAGCTTTAACAGATTGTGATCTGTGATTAAAACCCATTTGCTCAGTCGTCATCAGGAGAATAATAACTTCTTCCTGCTCTGTATACTGTAGCCTTCTGGGTCGCGGCGGAGTGGCCTTCTGGGTCGCGGCGGAGTAGCCTTCTGGGTCGCGGCGGAGTAGCCTTCTGGGTCGCGGCGGAGTAGCCTTCTGGGTCGCGGCGGAGTGGCCTTCTGGGTCGCGGCGGAGTGGCCTTCTGGGTCGCGGCGGAGTGGCCTTCTGGGTCGCGGCGGAGTGGCCTTCTGGGTCGCGGCGGAGTGGCCTTCTGGGTCGCGGCGGAGTGGCCTTCTGGGTCGCGGCGGAGTGGCCTTCTGGGTCGCGGCGGAGTGGCCTTCTGGGTCGCGGCGGAGTGGCCTTCTGGGTCGCGGCGGATTGGCCTTCTGGGTCGCGGCGGAGTGGCCTTCTGGGTCGCGGCGGAGTGGCCTTCTGGGTCGCGGCGGAGTGGCCTTCTGGGTCGCGGCGGAGTGGCCTTCTGGGGAGTGGCCTTCTGGGTCGCGGCGGAGTAGCCTTCTGGGTCGCGGCGGAGTAGCCTTCTGGGGAGTGTCCTTCTGGGGAGTGGCCTTCTGGGGAGTGGCCTTCTGGGGAGTGGCCTTCTGGGTCGCGGCGGAGTGGCCTTCTGGGTCGCGGCGGAGTGGCCTTCTGGGTCGCGGCGGAGTGGCCTTCTGGGTCGCGGCGGAGTGGCCTTCTGGGTCGCGGCGGAGTAGCCTTCTGGGGAGTGGCCTTCTGGGGAGTGTCCTTCTGGGGAGTAGCCTTCTGGGGAGTGGCCTTCTGGGTCGCGGCGGAGTGGCCTTCTGGGTCGCGGCGGAGTGGCCTTCTGGGTCGCGGCGGAGTGGCCTTCTGGGTCGCGGCGGAGTGGCCTTCTGGGTTGCGGCGGAGTGGCCTTCTGGGGAGTGGCCTTCTGGGTCGCGGCGGAGTGGCCTTCTGGGTCGCGGCGGAGTGGCCTTCTGGGTCGCGGCGGAGTAGCCTTCTGGGTCGCGGCCTTCTGGGGAGTGGCCTTCTGGGGAGTGGCCTTCTGGGGAGTAGCCTTCTGGGTCGCGGCGGAGTGGCCTTCTGGGTCGTGGCCTTCTGGGTCGTGGCCTTCTGGGTCGTGGCCTTCTGGGGAGTAGCCTTCTGGGGAGTAGCCTTCTGGGGAGTGTCCTTCTGGGGAGTGTCCTTCTGGGGAGTGTCCTTCTGGGGAGTGGCCTTCTGGGGAGTGGCCTTCTGGGGAGTGGCCTTCTGGGGAGTGTCCTTCTGGGGAGTGTCCTTCTGGGGAGTGGCCATCTGGGGAGTGGCCTTCTGGGGAGTAGCCTTCTGGGGAGTGGCCTTCTGGGGAGTGTCCTTCTGGGGAGTGTCCTTCTGGGGAGTGTCCTTCTGGGGAGTGTCCTTCTGGGGAGTGTCCTTCTGGGGAGTGTCCTTCTGGGGAGTGGCCTTCTGGGGAGTGGCCTTCTGGGGAGTGTCCTTCTGCGGCGCGGCGGAGTCACGTTCAGGAGGGTTTAGGAGCGTTGTGGAGGGTTGAGTGTTCTCTCTATGTGTGCCAGTTCAGTCTCCAGGGAAATCAGGGCAAAATAAACACGTCCTAGGAGAATCTGATGTGATACAAAAGTTATATCAGCTAACAACCCCAATGTCTGACAGGCTGTGTGTCACGGGGCCGGTGCCTGACAGACTAAAGACTACACAGAGATGACGTAACAGATAGTGAGAACATTATGAGAAGTGTTGTCTGCTCTGTTTGCAACACTAATAAAGAAGCTAACAGTAGAAGCTAAACTGGGTGATCTGAATGTCATTCTGCCCAGGAAGACTGTGGGCTGTTTATAATGCAGTCATTACTCTGTTATGCTCAAGATAGAGATACTAGGCTGATATTAAACgggtcatctgtgtgtgttgcagagCTGCTGAGGGAAGCCATGAAGTTAACGGAGTGTGAACAGGTGAGACTGGGGTTCAGTAGggtgttgtggtgtattgtggGACGGATGGAGGGAATATTGACCAAACGTCCGTCAATGTTGACCAATATTTAGTTCTGTCTTTGGTTATTTGAATAAAGGATGCCATGTTACAGTCGTGGTGAGGTGTTGAGTCATGTTGTAGTTGTAGTGGGGTGTTGAGTCATGTCCCAGTGAGGTGTTGAGTCATGTCCCAGTGAGGTGTTGAGTCATGTCCCAGTgaggcctgtctgtctcctccaggCTGGTTTGTCCATGGCGCTCCAGAGGGACAGCCACGTGAAGCAGCAGCGTCTTATTGAGGAGAAGAGGACCAGACAGGAGGGCAAGCCCATGGTCCTCCAGATCCACCCCTCTACCGACCAGCCCCCCGGCCTCGTGACCGACCAGCCCCCCGGCCTCGTGACCGACCAGCCCCCGCGCCACCCAGAGAGGGAGTACGACACCTGGCTGTACCTCCTGAAGAACAAGGGTTCCCCTCCTCCCCCGACACCGTGCCCCGGCAGCAAGGCCCACAAGGACGACAAGACACGTCTGGAAGAGCAGCAGACCACTATCGTTAACCTGCGGCGTCACATTGATCATCTGCTGGAAGAGAACGACAAACTGTCCCGG encodes the following:
- the LOC115189549 gene encoding nuclear receptor-binding factor 2; this translates as MEVVDSPLNLAHQQSRKAERMLAAGKYEEAISCHGKAAELLREAMKLTECEQAGLSMALQRDSHVKQQRLIEEKRTRQEGKPMVLQIHPSTDQPPGLVTDQPPGLVTDQPPRHPEREYDTWLYLLKNKGSPPPPTPCPGSKAHKDDKTRLEEQQTTIVNLRRHIDHLLEENDKLSRDNQRLRGENVRLKRDAADKDLLEKSELWVLPQSEERKNKDISIPNLPPLEMPTQDISLDDLPALELPEDIQHELQALLDRDNKL